The Winogradskyella schleiferi genome has a window encoding:
- a CDS encoding serine hydrolase domain-containing protein produces the protein MKFIKTLLKWLIGIIGVLIIVAYIFDYDYILKGVHVVYFTGHKTAFIDDYPYFENDTIKKGNTTDEWPLHKDYNKSSPTKELTTINKELGTIAYLIIKNDSIWYEQYADNYSNDSKTNSFSMAKSITTSLLGKAIMDGHIKSLDQPVSDFYKEFEGAETTVGDLSSMASGLDWVESYTSPFSITARANYDDDLAETILNQKVIKAPGQEFEYLSGSTQLLGMVIKKATGKPLADYLSESFWQPLGAKSDALWQLDDDENKLAKAFCCISSNARDFARFGKLFKDHGKWNGNQVLDSTFVATATQARFSGAPYGYGFWISDYLGKDIFAMRGILGQYVIVIPEDNLIVVRLGHHRSPRTINSFPSDFYVYIDEAYEMMASRS, from the coding sequence ATGAAATTCATCAAAACTCTATTAAAATGGCTTATCGGAATTATTGGTGTGCTCATAATAGTTGCTTATATTTTTGATTACGACTATATTTTAAAAGGTGTTCATGTCGTTTATTTTACAGGCCACAAAACAGCTTTTATTGATGACTATCCCTATTTTGAAAATGATACTATTAAAAAGGGAAATACCACAGATGAATGGCCTTTGCATAAGGATTACAACAAATCCAGTCCTACAAAAGAACTTACTACTATAAATAAGGAACTTGGTACAATTGCCTATTTAATCATAAAAAATGATAGTATTTGGTACGAACAGTATGCAGATAATTACAGTAATGATTCTAAAACCAATTCATTTTCAATGGCTAAAAGTATAACCACATCTTTATTGGGCAAAGCTATAATGGACGGTCATATAAAAAGTTTAGATCAACCTGTTAGTGATTTTTACAAGGAATTTGAAGGTGCCGAAACCACTGTTGGTGACTTATCCTCTATGGCTTCTGGATTAGATTGGGTAGAATCTTATACGAGTCCATTCTCAATTACGGCAAGAGCCAATTATGATGATGACTTAGCCGAAACTATTCTAAATCAAAAAGTGATTAAAGCACCTGGTCAAGAATTTGAATATTTAAGCGGCAGTACACAATTGCTTGGTATGGTCATTAAAAAAGCTACAGGAAAACCTTTGGCAGATTATCTTTCTGAAAGTTTCTGGCAACCGCTAGGTGCTAAAAGTGACGCTTTGTGGCAATTGGATGATGATGAAAATAAATTAGCAAAAGCTTTTTGTTGTATCTCTAGTAATGCAAGAGATTTTGCACGTTTTGGTAAGCTCTTCAAAGACCATGGAAAATGGAATGGTAATCAAGTACTGGATTCAACCTTTGTAGCTACTGCAACACAAGCTAGATTTAGCGGTGCGCCTTACGGTTACGGATTTTGGATTAGCGATTATCTGGGCAAGGATATATTTGCCATGCGAGGAATTTTAGGGCAATATGTTATAGTGATTCCTGAAGATAATTTAATCGTAGTTAGATTAGGGCATCATAGAAGTCCTAGAACCATCAATTCTTTTCCTTCGGATTTTTATGTTTATATAGATGAGGCGTATGAGATGATGGCTTCGCGGTCATAA
- a CDS encoding 3'-5' exonuclease: protein MISKLNLENILFLDIETVPETENFSDLDKTKQELWDAKSRYQRKEEFTSEEFYDRAGIWAEFGKIVCISVGYFKMQGESRSFRVTSFYGDEIKILKDFKNLLISHFSANKHLLCAHNGKEFDFPYIARRMIIHNIELPYKLNLFGKKPWEVPHLDTLELWKFGDYKTYTSLKLLTNVLGIPSPKDDIDGSEVYRVYYKEKEIDRIIIYCEKDTIAVAQIFLRLRGDELLHNSEIKHI, encoded by the coding sequence ATGATCAGCAAACTCAACCTTGAAAACATCCTATTCCTTGATATAGAAACCGTTCCTGAAACGGAAAACTTTTCTGATTTAGACAAAACTAAACAAGAGCTTTGGGATGCCAAATCGCGATACCAAAGGAAAGAAGAGTTTACATCCGAAGAATTTTACGACAGAGCAGGGATTTGGGCTGAGTTTGGCAAAATTGTTTGTATTTCGGTAGGTTATTTTAAAATGCAAGGTGAATCTCGAAGCTTTAGAGTCACTTCATTTTATGGCGATGAAATTAAGATTTTAAAGGACTTTAAAAATTTACTGATTTCACATTTTAGCGCTAACAAACATTTACTTTGTGCGCACAATGGAAAAGAATTCGACTTTCCATACATCGCTAGACGCATGATTATCCACAATATAGAATTACCGTACAAACTGAACCTTTTTGGTAAAAAACCTTGGGAAGTACCGCACCTCGACACCTTAGAACTCTGGAAATTTGGTGACTATAAAACCTATACCTCGTTAAAATTATTAACTAATGTTCTCGGTATTCCATCGCCTAAAGATGATATTGATGGTAGCGAAGTTTACCGCGTTTATTATAAAGAAAAAGAAATTGACCGTATTATTATCTATTGCGAAAAAGATACTATTGCAGTAGCTCAAATATTCTTAAGATTAAGAGGCGATGAACTACTGCACAATAGTGAAATAAAACATATTTAA
- a CDS encoding GEVED domain-containing protein — translation MSYNLRFLFFTILFAIQINAQMPPAPINLLANNITATSVNLSWDAITDLNGSLTYNIYKDGIFLANTSETTYQAADLSSGTLYVFTVKVEDTSNTESSASNEVAVMTLINYCSSYSNVYNEEWIRNVQLNTINNYSSNLPYSDFSSLSTLLSKGTQYTISIIPVWSGIVYNEGYSVWIDYNNDGDFNDADEQVWTQSATRSGQVTGSFTVPVSSVSGKTKMRVSMKYNGIPSSCENFTYGEVEDYTVNLVGSNDLIYTGGNWITEEPSNSLYDKDIFILDGNINIDSDVRVNTIEVSEDASLTISKLGSLTVDANFITNGNVTLESDSNEFSSLIVNGYVIGEVTYKRHVNISSGGKDLIAAPVLGQPFNDFLAANSNIVSNGDNTLYLFGPFEKPTNEYITYSSTETAKLTASTGYRAASTDNDTFTFKGLVTTEAVSAPVFISGSTTPEWNLIGNPYPCYISLKEFLRLNNSKFNTARAGIYGYDGDASNGWTIWNQAYVDDNPEAKIAPGQGFLVATNTDGINFEFTPSMRVLGNTDDFIAGRQQTTSISHLQIKLSNTTNFYKTDFYFTDNATLGQDPNYDSEIIGASTSLAIYSHLVEDNLDKAIGVQSIGNTRLSDVVIPLGVTIESGQQATFNISETTLSADINVYLEDRMLNTSTLLNNMDYTFTSNVELNGTGRFYLRFSEESTLGIINNELANIKIYNKNASKIISVEGDLASNSRLSIYDLQGRLIKVESLKTNGSLQTINASYLSTGIYVVKLKTGLREKAQKIIIK, via the coding sequence ATGTCTTATAATTTACGCTTTTTATTTTTTACAATACTTTTTGCGATTCAAATTAATGCACAAATGCCACCTGCACCTATCAATTTACTCGCAAATAATATAACTGCAACGTCCGTAAATTTATCTTGGGATGCAATTACAGATCTGAATGGATCATTAACTTATAACATTTATAAGGATGGTATTTTCCTTGCAAATACATCAGAAACAACTTATCAAGCTGCAGATTTGTCTTCAGGAACTTTGTATGTATTTACGGTCAAAGTAGAAGATACGTCAAATACTGAATCTTCAGCGAGTAACGAAGTGGCAGTTATGACTTTAATAAACTACTGCTCGTCATATAGTAATGTTTATAATGAAGAGTGGATCAGAAACGTTCAATTGAATACCATAAATAATTATTCTAGTAATTTACCTTACTCGGATTTTAGTTCTTTATCTACACTTCTAAGCAAAGGAACGCAATACACTATCTCTATAATTCCAGTTTGGTCAGGTATAGTTTATAATGAAGGCTATTCAGTTTGGATAGATTATAACAATGATGGAGATTTTAATGATGCAGATGAACAAGTTTGGACACAAAGTGCTACAAGAAGTGGACAAGTAACGGGATCATTTACGGTACCAGTGTCTTCTGTAAGTGGAAAAACGAAAATGAGAGTATCCATGAAATATAATGGCATACCATCCTCATGTGAAAACTTTACTTATGGAGAGGTAGAGGACTATACTGTCAATCTTGTTGGCTCAAATGATTTAATTTATACTGGTGGAAATTGGATAACGGAAGAACCTTCTAACTCCTTGTACGACAAGGATATATTTATTTTGGATGGAAATATTAATATAGATTCTGATGTTAGAGTCAATACTATTGAAGTTTCAGAAGATGCATCACTGACCATATCAAAGCTTGGCTCATTAACAGTTGATGCAAATTTTATAACCAATGGTAATGTGACGTTAGAATCGGATTCAAATGAATTTTCTAGTCTAATAGTCAATGGCTACGTTATTGGAGAAGTGACTTACAAACGCCATGTCAATATCTCTAGTGGAGGAAAGGATTTAATTGCAGCCCCTGTTTTAGGACAGCCATTTAATGATTTTTTAGCGGCAAATTCTAATATTGTGAGTAATGGTGATAATACCTTATATTTATTTGGACCTTTTGAAAAACCCACTAATGAATATATTACTTATTCTAGTACAGAAACAGCAAAATTAACAGCTTCAACCGGATATCGTGCGGCTTCTACAGATAACGATACATTTACTTTTAAAGGTTTAGTGACAACTGAGGCAGTTTCTGCACCAGTATTTATTTCTGGTTCCACAACGCCAGAATGGAATCTTATAGGTAACCCGTACCCTTGTTACATTAGTCTTAAGGAATTTTTAAGGTTAAATAATTCGAAATTCAATACGGCACGTGCTGGTATTTATGGCTACGATGGAGACGCCTCTAATGGCTGGACGATATGGAACCAAGCCTACGTAGATGATAACCCTGAAGCTAAAATTGCACCAGGACAAGGTTTTTTGGTTGCTACTAATACAGATGGAATCAATTTTGAATTTACACCTTCAATGCGTGTTTTGGGTAATACTGATGATTTTATTGCAGGTAGACAGCAGACTACGAGTATTTCACATTTACAAATTAAGCTATCTAATACCACCAACTTTTACAAAACTGACTTCTATTTTACTGATAATGCCACATTAGGTCAGGATCCTAATTACGATTCCGAGATAATAGGAGCATCCACATCATTGGCCATATATTCACATTTAGTTGAAGATAATTTAGATAAAGCAATAGGTGTACAGTCCATTGGAAACACAAGATTATCTGATGTTGTTATTCCTTTAGGTGTGACTATTGAAAGTGGTCAACAAGCAACATTTAATATCTCCGAAACTACACTTAGCGCAGATATTAATGTTTATTTAGAGGACAGAATGTTAAATACATCTACTTTGTTAAATAATATGGATTACACTTTTACATCGAATGTTGAGTTAAACGGAACAGGGCGTTTTTATCTCCGATTTTCAGAGGAGAGTACACTAGGTATTATAAATAATGAACTCGCTAACATTAAAATTTATAATAAAAATGCCTCTAAAATCATTAGTGTAGAGGGAGATTTGGCTTCTAATTCAAGATTGTCTATTTATGATTTACAAGGTCGATTGATAAAGGTAGAAAGCTTGAAAACAAACGGTAGTTTGCAAACTATAAATGCCTCTTATTTAAGTACAGGTATTTACGTAGTAAAATTAAAAACTGGCTTACGAGAGAAGGCTCAGAAAATAATAATAAAGTAA
- a CDS encoding ABC transporter ATP-binding protein produces MANKKLIEVDGLNISFFKENIENQIIKHISFYVQPNEIVAVVGESGSGKSISSLALMGLLPKQISKITSGSILFENKNLVDLSEKEFQAIRGKEIAMIFQEPMSSLNPSMRCGKQVEEILKQHFKLSSSDIKSEVLNLFEKVKLPNPERIYKAYPHEISGGQKQRVMIAMAIACKPKLLIADEPTTALDVTVQKEILDLLKDIQTETKMSVLFISHDLSLVSELADRVLVMYQGKIVEQGTTETIFNDPQHNYTKALIAARPSTDFRLKHLPTISDFMKDKVSKTIISDTDRTENHKKLYAQAPLLEVIDVEKIYLSKTGWFSKDEPFNAVDGVSFKVFPGETLGLVGESGCGKSTLGNAILQLDKATSGRILYKGKDITNLSTSEMRMLRKEIQIIFQDPFASLNPRLTVGNAILEPMKVHNIGTSNKARKEKVIAILEKVGLDASAFDRYPHEFSGGQRQRVGIARTIALEPQLIVCDESVSALDISVQAQVLNLLNNLKAQFGFTYIFISHDLAVVKYMADQLLVMNKGKIEEIGDADTIYASPKQAYTKKLIHAIPKGL; encoded by the coding sequence ATGGCAAATAAAAAACTAATTGAAGTTGATGGCTTGAATATTTCATTCTTTAAAGAGAACATTGAAAATCAGATAATAAAACATATTTCCTTTTACGTTCAACCCAACGAAATCGTAGCCGTCGTTGGAGAATCTGGTTCAGGTAAATCTATTTCTTCATTGGCTTTAATGGGTTTGTTGCCGAAACAAATTTCCAAAATTACCTCTGGGTCTATCCTATTTGAAAATAAAAATCTGGTTGACTTATCCGAAAAAGAATTCCAAGCTATAAGAGGTAAAGAAATCGCCATGATTTTTCAGGAGCCTATGAGTTCTTTAAATCCGTCCATGCGTTGTGGAAAACAGGTTGAGGAAATCTTAAAACAGCATTTTAAATTATCGTCCTCAGACATAAAATCTGAAGTTCTCAATCTTTTTGAAAAAGTAAAATTGCCTAATCCCGAACGTATTTACAAAGCCTATCCTCATGAAATTTCAGGCGGCCAAAAACAACGTGTGATGATTGCGATGGCCATTGCATGTAAACCAAAATTATTGATTGCTGATGAACCTACAACAGCGCTGGATGTTACCGTTCAAAAAGAGATATTAGATTTGTTAAAAGACATTCAAACGGAAACCAAAATGAGCGTTTTGTTTATTTCGCATGATTTGTCTTTGGTTTCTGAATTGGCAGATCGTGTTTTAGTAATGTATCAAGGTAAAATAGTGGAACAAGGTACGACTGAAACCATATTTAATGATCCACAACATAATTATACCAAAGCATTAATTGCAGCACGACCCTCTACGGATTTCCGTTTGAAACATTTACCCACGATTTCAGATTTTATGAAGGATAAGGTGAGTAAAACCATTATTTCCGATACTGATCGAACTGAAAATCACAAAAAACTATATGCTCAAGCGCCTTTGTTGGAAGTGATTGACGTAGAAAAAATTTACCTCTCAAAAACAGGCTGGTTTTCTAAAGATGAACCTTTTAATGCTGTTGATGGCGTAAGTTTTAAAGTATTTCCTGGCGAAACCTTAGGTTTGGTTGGCGAATCTGGTTGTGGAAAATCGACTTTGGGAAATGCGATTTTACAATTAGATAAAGCCACTTCTGGTCGCATTTTGTACAAAGGAAAAGACATTACCAATTTGAGTACTTCGGAAATGCGAATGTTACGGAAAGAGATTCAAATTATATTTCAAGATCCGTTTGCATCTTTAAATCCACGATTAACCGTTGGTAATGCAATTTTAGAACCTATGAAAGTTCATAATATTGGTACGTCCAACAAAGCCCGAAAAGAAAAAGTTATAGCAATTCTTGAAAAAGTAGGTTTAGACGCTTCGGCTTTTGATCGTTATCCACACGAATTCTCTGGTGGGCAACGTCAACGTGTTGGTATTGCAAGAACGATTGCTTTAGAACCTCAACTTATTGTTTGTGACGAATCGGTTTCGGCATTGGATATTTCTGTACAAGCCCAAGTTTTAAACTTATTGAATAATTTAAAAGCACAGTTTGGTTTTACCTATATATTTATTTCGCACGATTTAGCAGTCGTGAAATATATGGCAGATCAGCTGCTAGTAATGAATAAAGGTAAAATTGAAGAAATTGGCGATGCCGATACTATTTATGCTTCACCAAAGCAAGCTTACACAAAAAAGCTAATTCATGCTATTCCAAAAGGATTATAG
- a CDS encoding CoA transferase subunit B, translating to MLDKNGIAKRIAKEVQDGYYVNLGIGIPTLVANYVRDDIEVEFQSENGVLGMGPFPFEGEEDADIINAGKQTITTLPGASFFDSAMSFSMIRGQHVDLTILGAMEVSENGDIANWKIPGKMVKGMGGAMDLVASAENIIVAMMHTNRAGASKLLKNCSLPLTGVGCVKKIVTNMAVLEVTPNGFKLLERAPGVSVEDIKKATEGEMIIEGEIPEMKI from the coding sequence ATGTTAGATAAAAACGGAATAGCAAAACGTATAGCAAAAGAAGTACAAGATGGTTACTATGTCAACTTAGGCATAGGAATACCTACTTTGGTAGCTAATTATGTAAGAGATGATATAGAAGTAGAATTTCAAAGTGAAAATGGCGTTTTAGGAATGGGTCCATTTCCATTTGAAGGTGAAGAAGATGCCGATATTATCAATGCCGGAAAACAAACCATTACAACATTACCAGGCGCTTCATTTTTTGATTCTGCCATGAGCTTCTCAATGATACGAGGTCAACATGTTGATTTAACCATACTTGGAGCAATGGAAGTATCAGAAAATGGCGATATAGCAAATTGGAAAATTCCAGGAAAAATGGTTAAAGGCATGGGAGGCGCTATGGATTTAGTGGCAAGTGCAGAAAACATCATTGTGGCCATGATGCATACCAATAGGGCAGGCGCTTCTAAGTTGTTGAAAAACTGTTCATTACCATTAACTGGTGTTGGTTGTGTGAAGAAGATAGTAACAAATATGGCCGTATTAGAAGTTACACCTAATGGATTTAAACTATTGGAACGCGCGCCAGGAGTTTCTGTTGAAGACATTAAAAAGGCAACCGAAGGAGAAATGATAATTGAAGGGGAGATTCCTGAAATGAAAATTTAA